One region of Streptomyces rishiriensis genomic DNA includes:
- a CDS encoding acyltransferase — MLTGVDQEGVAEDSYFDYCPWDFAHRASSVQRAAQAVHQETLIAAGASLGPRCYVSPAAAVFAEVLRLGADSYIARYAYVTGEVRAGRDCSVNPYATVRGRVTLGDGARIGAHASLLGFNHGFAPDQPVHRQPLTSKGVVVGDDVWIGSNVVVLDGVTIGNHCVVGAGAVVTKDLAPWTIAAGNPARPLRDRRRHGASGVVTPEAELGDAVAEFAERARAQAHDVLARCWSDDTGRYGDRPGVSATVRAHCDAVEIADLLLGAPPGQLAAAEHAERLRALQDPVSGLVPELARGGGPGTLAAPARDGWIEDGTAEYHVLSVGYALELLDSRFAHPVHVVDEMTAGQLVARLDALPWRTQAWSAGAWVDCWATGAYRNREMSGGSSGGPGALEALFGWLGTRVDPWTGMWGEAPSPAAGRLQLVNGYYRLTRGSFAQFGLPVPYAERVVDTVLAHARDPRWFAAGRQNACNVLDVAHPLWLAGRQTRHREDEARAWAKEQLMPALGRWHDGAGFGFGPAGEGGSGPGREPGLQGTEMWLAIIWLLADLVGVADRLGYRPRGVHRPEPVRSPMFTTPHPGRS; from the coding sequence ATGCTGACAGGCGTGGATCAAGAAGGCGTCGCCGAGGACTCCTATTTCGACTACTGTCCCTGGGACTTCGCGCACAGGGCCTCGTCCGTACAGCGAGCGGCTCAGGCCGTGCACCAGGAAACGTTGATCGCGGCCGGTGCGAGTCTGGGACCGCGCTGCTATGTCTCCCCCGCTGCCGCCGTGTTCGCCGAGGTCCTGCGACTGGGCGCCGACTCCTACATCGCCCGATACGCCTATGTCACGGGCGAGGTGCGGGCCGGGCGTGACTGCTCCGTCAACCCGTACGCGACGGTGCGGGGGCGCGTGACGCTCGGGGACGGGGCGCGCATCGGCGCACACGCTTCCCTGCTCGGCTTCAACCACGGCTTCGCGCCGGACCAGCCCGTGCACCGGCAGCCGCTGACGAGCAAGGGTGTCGTCGTCGGGGACGACGTGTGGATCGGCTCGAACGTCGTCGTCCTGGACGGGGTGACGATCGGCAATCATTGCGTGGTGGGGGCGGGGGCGGTCGTCACCAAGGACCTGGCGCCGTGGACGATCGCCGCCGGCAACCCCGCCCGCCCGCTGCGCGACCGCCGTCGGCACGGCGCTTCGGGGGTTGTCACGCCGGAAGCCGAACTGGGGGACGCCGTGGCCGAGTTCGCCGAGCGGGCCCGGGCGCAGGCCCACGATGTCCTGGCTCGCTGCTGGAGCGACGACACCGGCCGCTACGGGGATCGGCCGGGCGTTTCGGCGACGGTGCGCGCGCACTGCGACGCTGTGGAGATCGCCGATCTGTTGCTGGGCGCCCCTCCCGGGCAGCTGGCCGCGGCCGAGCATGCCGAGCGACTGCGCGCGCTGCAGGATCCGGTGAGCGGCCTGGTACCTGAGCTCGCTCGTGGAGGCGGACCGGGCACGCTTGCCGCGCCGGCCCGCGACGGGTGGATCGAGGACGGCACTGCCGAGTACCACGTGCTGTCCGTGGGCTACGCGCTCGAGTTGCTGGACTCCCGGTTCGCCCACCCGGTACATGTCGTGGACGAGATGACGGCTGGTCAACTGGTGGCACGACTGGATGCGTTGCCCTGGCGGACTCAGGCCTGGTCGGCGGGCGCCTGGGTGGACTGCTGGGCGACCGGCGCGTATCGCAACCGTGAGATGTCGGGCGGGTCGTCCGGCGGCCCGGGCGCCTTGGAGGCACTCTTCGGCTGGCTGGGTACGCGGGTGGATCCGTGGACGGGAATGTGGGGCGAGGCGCCGTCACCGGCCGCGGGCCGGCTCCAGCTGGTCAACGGCTACTACCGGCTGACCCGTGGTTCGTTCGCCCAGTTCGGGCTCCCCGTGCCGTACGCGGAGCGGGTGGTGGACACCGTGCTGGCCCACGCGCGTGATCCGCGCTGGTTCGCGGCTGGACGGCAGAACGCGTGCAACGTATTGGACGTGGCGCATCCGCTGTGGCTCGCCGGACGCCAGACCCGTCATCGTGAGGACGAGGCGCGGGCATGGGCGAAGGAACAGCTGATGCCCGCGTTGGGGCGCTGGCATGACGGAGCGGGTTTCGGCTTCGGCCCGGCGGGAGAGGGCGGCTCGGGGCCCGGACGGGAGCCCGGGCTGCAAGGCACGGAGATGTGGTTGGCCATCATCTGGCTGCTGGCCGATCTGGTGGGTGTGGCGGATCGACTGGGTTACCGGCCACGGGGTGTGCACCGCCCCGAACCGGTCCGCTCACCCATGTTCACGACGCCCCACCCCGGCCGGTCGTAG
- a CDS encoding discoidin domain-containing protein — protein MRLRSLGVALAATAALITLPAIRPPAAAAADANLSQGRTATASSNENAGTPAASAVDGDTGTRWSSAATDDQWLQVDLGSGATISQVVVNWEAAYGKDYKIQSSSDGSTWTDLRTVADGDGGTDTLAVSGQGRYVRLQGVHRATQWGYSVWEFQVFGTTGGTSQPGSCSTANSAQGKTASASSTENAGTPASAAFDGNDSTRWSSQASDPQWLRVDLGSSQDICGIDLNWEAAYGRDLQIQASADGQNWSTLKTVTGATGGRASYDVSGTGRYVRVLGTARGTAYGYSLWEVAVHTASGGTGGPVQGGGDLGPNVIVVDPSTPNLQQKFDQVFAQQETAQFGSGRYQFLLKPGTYNGINAQLGFYTSISGLGLNPDDTQINGDITVDAGWFNGNATQNFWRSAENLAITPVNGTDRWAVAQAAPFRRIHVKGGLNLAPNGYGWASGGYIADSKIDGTVGPYSQQQWYTRDSSVGGWTNGVWNMTFTGVQGAPATNFDTGPYTTLDTTPVSREKPFLYLDGNDYKVFVPAKRTNARGVSWPANAGTSLPLSQFYVVKPGATAATINTALAQGLNLLFTPGVYHLDQTINVTRADTVVLGLGLATIVPDGGVDAMHVADVDGVRLAGFLIDAGATRSGTLLQIGPATAAADHSANPTTMQDVFVRVGGAGPGLATDSVVVNSDDVVIDHTWLWRADHGEGVGWETNRADYGLRVNGDDVLATGLFVEHFNKYDVVWSGERGRTIFFQNEKAYDAPNAAAITHDGIVGWAAYKVADTVAVHEAWGLGSYCNYTSDPSIVQHHGFQVPVKAGVKMHNLQVISLGGKGQYAHVINDTGAPTSGTDTVPSKVTSFP, from the coding sequence ATGAGACTCAGATCCCTGGGTGTCGCGCTCGCCGCCACGGCAGCGTTGATCACCCTTCCGGCCATCCGGCCACCGGCGGCCGCGGCCGCCGACGCCAACCTGTCCCAGGGCAGAACGGCAACGGCATCCTCGAACGAGAACGCGGGCACGCCCGCGGCCTCCGCTGTCGACGGCGACACCGGCACCCGGTGGTCCTCGGCGGCCACCGACGACCAGTGGCTCCAGGTCGACCTCGGAAGCGGCGCCACGATCAGCCAAGTGGTCGTCAACTGGGAGGCGGCCTACGGCAAGGACTACAAGATCCAGTCCTCGTCCGACGGCAGCACCTGGACCGACCTGCGCACGGTCGCCGACGGAGATGGCGGCACCGACACGCTCGCCGTGTCCGGCCAGGGCCGTTACGTACGGCTTCAAGGCGTCCACCGGGCGACCCAATGGGGTTACTCCGTCTGGGAGTTCCAGGTGTTCGGCACCACCGGCGGAACGTCCCAGCCCGGTAGCTGCTCGACCGCCAACTCGGCGCAGGGCAAGACCGCTTCGGCGTCCTCGACGGAGAACGCCGGCACCCCCGCGTCCGCCGCGTTCGACGGCAACGACTCCACCCGCTGGTCCAGCCAGGCCTCGGACCCGCAGTGGCTGCGCGTCGACCTGGGCTCGTCCCAGGACATCTGCGGGATCGACCTGAACTGGGAAGCCGCGTACGGCAGGGACCTCCAGATACAGGCGTCCGCCGACGGTCAGAACTGGAGCACGCTCAAGACCGTCACCGGTGCGACCGGCGGCCGTGCCTCCTACGACGTGAGCGGCACGGGCCGTTACGTCCGTGTCCTCGGGACGGCTCGCGGGACGGCGTACGGCTACTCGCTCTGGGAGGTCGCCGTCCACACCGCGTCCGGCGGCACCGGGGGCCCCGTTCAGGGGGGCGGCGACCTCGGCCCGAACGTGATCGTCGTCGACCCCTCCACGCCCAACCTCCAGCAGAAGTTCGACCAGGTCTTCGCCCAGCAGGAGACCGCGCAGTTCGGCTCCGGGCGCTACCAGTTCCTGCTCAAGCCGGGGACCTACAACGGCATCAACGCCCAACTCGGGTTCTACACCTCCATCTCCGGCCTCGGACTGAACCCCGACGACACCCAGATCAACGGCGACATCACCGTGGACGCGGGCTGGTTCAACGGCAACGCCACGCAGAACTTCTGGCGTTCGGCGGAGAACCTGGCGATCACGCCGGTCAACGGCACCGACCGCTGGGCCGTCGCCCAGGCCGCTCCGTTCCGCCGCATCCACGTCAAGGGCGGCCTCAACCTCGCCCCCAACGGCTACGGATGGGCCTCCGGCGGCTACATCGCCGACTCGAAGATCGACGGCACGGTCGGCCCGTACTCCCAGCAGCAGTGGTACACCCGTGACAGTTCCGTGGGCGGCTGGACCAACGGCGTGTGGAACATGACGTTCACCGGCGTCCAGGGCGCCCCGGCGACCAACTTCGACACCGGGCCCTACACCACGCTGGACACCACCCCGGTCTCCCGCGAGAAGCCGTTCCTCTACCTCGACGGCAACGACTACAAGGTCTTCGTCCCCGCCAAGCGCACCAACGCGCGCGGTGTGTCCTGGCCCGCCAACGCCGGGACCTCGCTCCCGCTGAGCCAGTTCTACGTCGTCAAGCCGGGCGCGACCGCCGCCACCATCAACACCGCCCTGGCTCAGGGCCTGAACCTGCTGTTCACGCCCGGCGTCTACCACCTCGACCAGACGATCAACGTCACCCGCGCCGACACCGTGGTGCTCGGGCTGGGGCTGGCGACCATCGTGCCCGACGGGGGCGTCGACGCGATGCACGTCGCGGATGTCGACGGCGTCCGGCTGGCCGGATTCCTCATCGACGCCGGCGCGACCCGGTCCGGCACCCTTCTGCAGATCGGTCCCGCCACAGCGGCGGCCGACCACTCCGCCAACCCGACCACCATGCAGGACGTCTTCGTACGCGTCGGCGGGGCGGGCCCCGGCCTGGCGACGGACTCCGTCGTGGTCAACAGCGACGACGTCGTCATCGACCACACCTGGCTCTGGCGCGCCGACCATGGCGAAGGCGTCGGCTGGGAGACCAACCGGGCCGACTACGGACTGCGGGTCAACGGCGACGACGTCCTGGCGACCGGCCTGTTCGTGGAGCACTTCAACAAGTACGACGTCGTATGGAGCGGTGAGAGGGGGCGCACGATCTTCTTCCAGAACGAGAAGGCGTACGACGCGCCCAATGCCGCCGCCATCACGCACGACGGCATCGTCGGATGGGCGGCCTACAAGGTCGCCGACACGGTGGCCGTGCACGAGGCGTGGGGTCTGGGCAGCTACTGCAACTACACCTCCGATCCCTCGATCGTGCAGCACCACGGCTTCCAGGTCCCGGTCAAGGCGGGCGTCAAGATGCACAACCTGCAGGTGATCTCGCTGGGAGGCAAGGGCCAGTACGCCCATGTCATCAACGACACCGGCGCGCCGACCTCGGGGACGGACACGGTGCCGTCGAAGGTGACCTCGTTCCCGTGA
- a CDS encoding DUF4097 family beta strand repeat-containing protein, whose amino-acid sequence MKAKPAKRVLLATVVLTVLPLAVSCGDQKPEGAGGSTAAGPPALARSGAHLVITTENGLLLRPTDGRRVTVDDRADGDWSYDDDTWTLDLSCADRDRDGERERREQACPRMPYVKVPDGVSVTVSARNAGVDVAGLAAALDVTTVNGDVTVTRSGKDDAPVRLVTRNGSVRATALDAGRLHAATTNGDVILACATAPSDVTARTTNGSVGVTVAPDAPAYRVAAGTENGRATVDVPTSDDREGPAMTLTTVNGDVDVRRD is encoded by the coding sequence ATGAAGGCGAAGCCGGCAAAGCGCGTGCTGCTTGCGACCGTTGTGCTGACGGTCCTTCCCCTCGCCGTGTCCTGCGGTGATCAGAAACCCGAGGGGGCCGGTGGGTCGACCGCGGCGGGACCGCCCGCCCTGGCGCGATCCGGGGCCCACCTCGTCATCACCACCGAGAACGGGCTGCTGCTGCGCCCCACCGACGGCCGCCGGGTCACCGTCGACGACCGCGCCGACGGCGACTGGTCCTACGACGACGACACCTGGACCCTGGACCTGTCCTGCGCGGACCGGGACCGGGACGGGGAGCGGGAGCGGCGTGAGCAAGCGTGTCCCCGGATGCCCTACGTGAAGGTCCCGGACGGCGTCAGCGTCACGGTCAGTGCCCGCAACGCGGGCGTGGACGTGGCGGGACTCGCCGCGGCGCTGGACGTCACGACCGTCAACGGCGATGTGACGGTGACCCGTTCCGGGAAGGACGACGCACCGGTTCGGCTGGTCACCCGCAACGGCTCCGTGCGCGCGACGGCACTCGACGCGGGCCGGCTGCACGCGGCGACGACCAACGGCGACGTGATCCTCGCGTGTGCCACCGCGCCGTCGGACGTCACGGCCAGGACCACCAACGGCTCGGTCGGCGTCACCGTTGCGCCCGACGCCCCCGCGTATCGCGTCGCGGCCGGTACGGAGAACGGCCGGGCCACGGTGGACGTGCCCACCAGCGACGACCGCGAGGGCCCGGCGATGACGCTGACGACGGTCAACGGTGACGTCGACGTCCGCCGCGACTGA
- a CDS encoding VanZ family protein — MNTNASLSAPLRRTRGLVLAVLAVLGLASAVFVVRRPLMMSAPMCVAGRWHGCFDTFNGVVLMTLVTLPLAALVVWALARARRAAGVASAWRMSLAEVGMVHGTVPFLWLTMMPGAGAGVVPARVSLIPLRDLVTMGPLGIVGNLLVFASLGFFAPMRFTASASLPRILALGAGCSVLVETAQYVLRLDRVSSVDDVLVNAAGAVLAALASRRWWRTPAQASPDRSRPAPAPAG; from the coding sequence GTGAACACCAACGCGTCCCTGTCAGCACCCCTCCGCCGCACGCGCGGGCTCGTGCTCGCCGTCCTCGCGGTCCTCGGCCTGGCGAGCGCCGTGTTCGTCGTGCGGCGGCCGCTCATGATGTCCGCTCCGATGTGTGTCGCCGGACGGTGGCACGGCTGCTTCGACACGTTCAACGGTGTGGTGCTCATGACGCTGGTCACGCTGCCGTTGGCCGCGCTCGTGGTGTGGGCTCTGGCACGTGCCCGGCGTGCCGCCGGCGTCGCATCGGCCTGGCGGATGTCGCTGGCCGAGGTGGGCATGGTCCACGGGACGGTGCCGTTCCTGTGGCTGACCATGATGCCGGGCGCCGGGGCCGGCGTCGTCCCCGCCCGGGTGAGCCTGATACCGCTGCGGGACCTGGTCACGATGGGGCCCCTCGGGATCGTCGGCAACCTGCTGGTTTTCGCGTCGCTGGGATTCTTCGCCCCGATGCGGTTCACGGCGTCGGCGTCCCTGCCGCGCATACTGGCCCTCGGGGCGGGGTGCTCGGTCCTGGTCGAAACCGCACAGTACGTCCTGCGCCTCGACCGCGTGTCCTCCGTGGACGACGTACTGGTCAACGCCGCCGGCGCGGTGCTGGCCGCGCTCGCCTCGCGCCGCTGGTGGCGTACCCCGGCACAAGCGTCGCCGGACCGGTCCCGCCCCGCCCCGGCACCGGCAGGCTGA
- a CDS encoding response regulator transcription factor produces MRVLIVEDEPYLAEAVRDGLRLEAIAADIAGDGDSALELLSVNSYDLAVLDRDIPGPSGDEVARCIVASGSGIPILMLTAADRIDDKASGFGLGADDYLTKPFELRELVLRLRALDRRRAYARPPVREIAGLRLDPFRREVFRDGRHVALTRKQFAVLEVLVAAEGGVVSAEELLERAWDENADPLTNAVRITVSALRKRLGEPWIIATVPGVGYRIDTGTDTTHPGGTHG; encoded by the coding sequence ATGCGCGTACTGATCGTGGAGGACGAGCCCTACCTGGCCGAAGCCGTCCGTGACGGTCTGCGGCTGGAGGCGATCGCCGCCGACATCGCCGGAGACGGCGACTCCGCCCTGGAACTGCTGAGCGTCAACTCCTACGACCTCGCGGTCCTGGACCGTGACATCCCCGGTCCCTCGGGCGACGAGGTCGCCCGGTGCATCGTCGCCTCCGGCAGCGGCATCCCGATCCTCATGCTCACCGCCGCCGACCGGATCGACGACAAGGCCTCGGGGTTCGGGCTCGGCGCGGACGACTACCTCACCAAACCGTTCGAGTTGCGGGAGCTCGTCCTGCGGCTCAGGGCGCTCGACCGCAGACGTGCCTACGCCCGGCCCCCGGTCCGCGAGATCGCGGGCCTGCGGCTCGACCCCTTCCGCCGGGAGGTCTTCCGCGACGGACGTCACGTCGCGCTCACCCGCAAACAGTTCGCCGTACTGGAGGTCCTCGTCGCCGCCGAGGGCGGGGTCGTCAGCGCCGAAGAGCTGCTGGAACGGGCCTGGGACGAGAACGCCGACCCGCTGACCAACGCCGTGCGCATCACCGTCTCCGCACTGCGCAAACGGCTCGGCGAGCCCTGGATCATCGCCACGGTGCCCGGCGTCGGCTACCGGATCGACACCGGTACGGACACCACCCACCCCGGCGGCACTCATGGATAG
- a CDS encoding sensor histidine kinase, with protein MDRPARSARLKLTLSYAGFLVVAGTLLLAVIWVFVLRWLPTSDPRSLQETFGAVIIVGPNRADLLRGFAPAAATALAFLLTFGLLGGWLLAGRMLAPLTRITDAARMAGNGSLSHRIRMKDRQDEFRELSDAFDSMLEQLESHVAEQQRFAANASHELRTPLAISRTLLDVAREDPTRNPGELVERLHAVNTRAIDLTEALLLLSRGDRANLTRESVDLSLVAEEAAETLLPLAERRRITLDVTGGAARTSGSAELLLRMATNLVQNAIVHNLAAGGTVTVHTEAHGGTSVLRVENSGRRLPPELLPTLTEPFRRGTERVRTDEHAGVGLGLAIVHSIVRAHDGTLDLAPRPAGGLLVTVRLPGTP; from the coding sequence ATGGATAGGCCGGCGCGCAGCGCCCGGCTGAAACTCACCCTCAGCTACGCCGGATTCCTCGTCGTCGCGGGCACTCTCCTGCTGGCCGTCATCTGGGTCTTCGTGCTGCGCTGGCTACCGACCAGCGACCCCAGATCGCTCCAGGAGACGTTCGGCGCCGTGATCATCGTCGGGCCCAACCGCGCCGACCTCCTGCGCGGGTTCGCCCCCGCCGCGGCCACGGCGCTGGCCTTCCTCCTCACGTTCGGCCTCCTGGGGGGATGGCTCCTCGCCGGCCGGATGCTCGCACCCCTCACACGGATCACGGATGCGGCACGCATGGCCGGGAACGGGTCGCTGTCCCACCGGATCCGCATGAAGGACCGCCAGGACGAGTTCCGTGAACTCTCCGACGCCTTCGACTCGATGCTCGAACAGCTCGAGTCCCACGTCGCCGAGCAGCAGAGGTTCGCCGCGAACGCCTCCCACGAACTGCGCACCCCGCTGGCGATCTCGCGCACGCTCCTCGACGTCGCCCGCGAGGACCCCACGCGCAACCCGGGCGAACTCGTCGAACGCCTGCACGCAGTCAACACGCGGGCGATCGACCTCACCGAGGCCCTCCTGCTGCTCAGCCGCGGCGACCGCGCAAACCTCACCCGCGAGAGCGTCGACCTCTCCCTCGTCGCCGAGGAGGCCGCCGAAACGCTGCTTCCCCTCGCCGAACGGCGCCGGATCACGCTCGATGTCACCGGCGGGGCGGCCCGGACCAGCGGCTCCGCGGAACTCCTGCTGCGGATGGCGACGAATCTCGTCCAGAACGCCATCGTCCACAACCTCGCCGCCGGTGGCACCGTGACGGTCCACACCGAGGCGCACGGCGGCACGAGCGTGCTGCGGGTCGAGAACTCGGGCCGTCGGCTCCCCCCGGAACTGCTACCGACGCTCACCGAGCCCTTCCGGCGCGGAACGGAACGGGTACGCACCGACGAACACGCCGGTGTGGGCCTCGGCCTGGCCATCGTGCACAGCATCGTCCGCGCCCACGACGGGACGCTCGACCTGGCCCCCCGCCCCGCCGGCGGTCTCCTCGTCACGGTCCGGCTTCCCGGCACGCCGTAG
- a CDS encoding cupin domain-containing protein, which yields MSDLIVLPGEGRKLVTKAQEVTFKATGAQGSSVSIFEVVVPPGFDTGAHFHENSQEFFFILEGELELLAFEPTERTEDDWLGWESADGDRVIRAGEGSSMFVPPNTPHAFRNATDKPVRMLFQCFPSPEHEHYFEEIAELWSTGRPVDADAVERMRSRYDVKQITPMRFEPSAVADAAPATDS from the coding sequence ATGAGCGACCTCATCGTTCTGCCGGGCGAGGGGCGAAAACTGGTCACCAAAGCGCAGGAGGTGACCTTCAAGGCAACGGGAGCACAAGGCTCCTCCGTCTCGATCTTCGAGGTGGTCGTTCCTCCCGGATTCGACACCGGTGCGCACTTCCACGAGAACTCCCAGGAGTTCTTCTTCATCCTGGAGGGGGAGCTGGAGCTCCTGGCGTTCGAGCCGACGGAACGTACGGAAGACGACTGGCTGGGCTGGGAGTCCGCCGACGGCGACCGCGTGATCCGTGCGGGTGAGGGCAGCAGCATGTTCGTACCGCCCAACACCCCGCACGCCTTCAGGAACGCCACGGACAAACCCGTCCGCATGCTGTTCCAGTGCTTCCCCTCGCCCGAGCACGAGCACTACTTCGAGGAGATCGCGGAACTCTGGTCGACCGGCCGGCCCGTGGACGCCGACGCGGTCGAGCGCATGCGCAGCCGCTACGACGTCAAGCAGATCACGCCCATGCGATTCGAGCCGTCCGCGGTTGCGGACGCGGCGCCGGCCACGGATTCATAG
- a CDS encoding superoxide dismutase, whose translation MAVYTLPELPYDYAALEPVINPQIVELHHDKHHAAYVKGANDTLEQLAEARDKEQWGSINGLEKNLAFHLSGHILHSIYWHNMTGDGGGEPLAADGVGDLADAIAESFGSFAGFKAQLTKAAATTQGSGWGVLAYEPLSGRLIVEQVYDHQGNVGQGSVPILVFDAWEHAFYLQYKNQKVDFIDAMWAVVNWQDVARRHAAAKERGDSLLLAP comes from the coding sequence ATGGCGGTTTACACGCTCCCGGAGCTTCCGTACGACTACGCGGCGCTCGAACCGGTCATCAACCCGCAGATCGTCGAGCTGCACCACGACAAGCACCACGCGGCGTACGTCAAGGGCGCGAACGACACCCTGGAGCAGTTGGCCGAGGCCCGCGACAAGGAGCAGTGGGGCTCGATCAACGGCCTGGAGAAGAACCTGGCCTTCCACCTCTCCGGGCACATCCTGCACTCCATCTACTGGCACAACATGACCGGCGACGGCGGCGGCGAGCCCCTCGCGGCGGACGGCGTCGGCGACCTGGCCGACGCGATCGCCGAATCCTTCGGCTCGTTCGCCGGCTTCAAGGCCCAGCTGACCAAGGCGGCCGCGACGACGCAGGGCTCGGGCTGGGGCGTCCTCGCCTACGAGCCGCTCAGCGGCCGTCTGATCGTCGAGCAGGTCTACGACCACCAGGGCAACGTCGGCCAGGGGTCCGTGCCGATCCTCGTCTTTGACGCCTGGGAGCACGCCTTCTACCTTCAGTACAAGAACCAGAAGGTCGACTTCATCGACGCGATGTGGGCCGTCGTCAACTGGCAGGACGTGGCCCGGCGTCATGCCGCAGCCAAGGAGCGCGGCGACAGCCTGCTGCTCGCGCCGTGA
- a CDS encoding glycoside hydrolase family 43 protein has protein sequence MSALFSRLVTLLVAVGLLLTCQTLTAPQRAAAADPGYLMVHFTGEGSTNQQMYLSHSTDGVHWNDLNGGGMVLRSTVGTKGVRDPALVRSPDGSKYWIIATDLCIGCGQTWGSSQTDASRNLVVWESRDLATWSQPRLLNVAGAIPDGRNAWAPEAIWNPETNDYVLYWATNATLNGVLKHRIYYARTTDFRTITTPQLYIDRPGTQGIIDTQIIETPSGVGDYRYVRASGDGQITLEGSNSILGTWTDLGNLSGIGLTGSQVEGPMWMKFNGSNKWALYLDQYATGGGYMPVLTTDPSDPAAYQKQASGSYNMGGTKKRHGWILNLTAAEESRVLARWPNTAINRLQSFNFQDRYVRHTNFDVRIDPNVSPVDDSQFRMRTGLAGSGTVSFESVNFPGYFLRHSAFDFQLAYNDGTTGFAQDATFRQVAGLADSTWSSFQSYNYPDRYIRHYAYQLRLDPITTATARGDATFRVTS, from the coding sequence ATGTCCGCGCTGTTCTCACGGCTGGTGACGCTCTTGGTCGCCGTCGGCCTTCTCCTCACCTGCCAAACCCTCACCGCACCGCAGCGGGCCGCCGCCGCTGATCCGGGCTACCTGATGGTGCACTTCACCGGGGAGGGGTCGACCAATCAGCAGATGTACCTGTCGCACAGCACGGACGGCGTGCACTGGAACGACCTCAACGGCGGCGGCATGGTCCTGCGCTCCACGGTCGGCACGAAGGGGGTGCGCGACCCCGCACTGGTGAGATCCCCCGACGGCAGCAAGTACTGGATCATCGCGACCGACCTGTGCATCGGCTGCGGGCAGACGTGGGGCTCCTCCCAGACCGACGCCAGCCGCAACCTCGTGGTGTGGGAGTCCAGGGACCTGGCCACCTGGTCCCAGCCACGGCTGCTCAACGTCGCCGGCGCGATCCCCGACGGCCGCAACGCCTGGGCGCCGGAGGCGATCTGGAACCCGGAGACCAACGACTACGTCCTGTACTGGGCGACGAACGCCACGCTGAACGGCGTGCTGAAGCACCGCATCTACTACGCCCGCACCACCGACTTCCGCACCATCACCACCCCCCAGCTCTACATCGACCGCCCCGGCACCCAGGGCATCATCGACACCCAGATCATCGAGACGCCGTCCGGCGTCGGCGACTACCGCTACGTGCGGGCCTCCGGCGACGGCCAGATCACCCTCGAAGGCAGCAACTCCATCCTCGGGACGTGGACCGACCTCGGCAACCTCTCCGGCATCGGCCTCACCGGCTCACAGGTCGAAGGCCCGATGTGGATGAAGTTCAACGGCAGCAACAAGTGGGCCCTCTACCTCGACCAGTACGCCACGGGCGGCGGCTACATGCCGGTCCTGACGACCGACCCCTCCGACCCGGCCGCATACCAGAAGCAGGCGTCGGGAAGCTACAACATGGGCGGCACCAAGAAGCGCCACGGCTGGATCCTGAACCTCACGGCCGCCGAGGAGAGCCGCGTGCTCGCACGCTGGCCCAACACCGCGATCAACCGGCTCCAGTCGTTCAACTTCCAGGACCGGTACGTGCGGCACACCAACTTCGACGTGCGCATCGACCCGAACGTCAGCCCCGTCGACGACTCCCAGTTCCGGATGAGGACCGGCCTGGCCGGTTCCGGCACCGTCTCCTTCGAGTCGGTGAACTTCCCCGGATACTTCCTGCGGCATTCCGCGTTCGATTTCCAGCTGGCCTACAACGACGGCACCACCGGGTTCGCCCAGGACGCCACCTTCCGTCAGGTCGCCGGACTCGCCGACTCCACATGGTCGTCGTTCCAGTCCTACAACTACCCCGACCGCTACATCCGGCACTACGCCTACCAACTGCGGCTCGACCCGATCACCACAGCAACGGCACGCGGTGACGCCACCTTCCGCGTGACGAGCTGA